A portion of the Hydractinia symbiolongicarpus strain clone_291-10 chromosome 10, HSymV2.1, whole genome shotgun sequence genome contains these proteins:
- the LOC130612509 gene encoding frizzled-5-like — protein MKYDFGFLTFSILVITSSKGMRNAVEKKPKCQSIATKSVCGFLRKDGYNTTGFPNIYNHRNQEEALRDLNQFQPLMKIQCAKEISQFLCTTYLPFCLPPTQNIILPCRSLCLKSKSGCEEVMKRYGFHWPFNCTIFPDDTKGAICLVYNDNIVKTTPKTVATTQHITSKKQGKKKLRGNVKGNENDKLKIKCPKGFQVDIRKVVHRNSKCCPYASKFVLSAICQTKTTCDFVVEQKTFGGHCEGKVGSVLVRYKCFIQSKNSSQC, from the exons ATGAAATACGATTTTGGCTTTCTCACATTTTCGATTTTGGTGATAACATCTTCTAAGGGAATGCGCAACGCAGTGGAAAAAAAGCCAAAATGCCAATCCATTGCAACCAAGTCAGTGTGTGGGTTTCTACGAAAAGATGGTTACAACACTACCGGCTTTCCAAACATATACAACCATCGCAATCAGGAAGAGGCTTTGAGAGATCTCAATCAATTTCAACCGTTAATGAAAATACAGTGTGCAAAGGAGATTTCCCAATTCCTTTGTACGACGTACCTTCCATTTTGTCTTCCGCCGacacaaaatataattttacctTGTCGATCTCTTTGCTTAAAATCAAAGAGTGGCTGTGAAGAAGTCATGAAAAGGTATGGCTTCCATTGGCCGTTTAACTGTACCATCTTTCCAGACGACACAAAAGGAGCCATTTGCTTGGTATACAATGATAATATTGTTAAAACTACTCCTAAAACAGTGGCTACAACACAACATATAACATCAAAAAAACAAGGGAAAAAGAAGTTGAGAG GTAACGTAAAAGGTAATGAGAACGACAAACTTAAAATCAAATGCCCGAAAGGATTCCAGGTGGATATACGGAAGGTGGTGCACAGGAATTCAAAATGCTGCCCATAcgcttcaaaatttgttttatcCGCGATAtgtcaaacaaaaacaacatgcGACTTTGTTGTCGAACAGAAAACATTTGGAGGACATTGCGAAGGAAAAGTTGGGTCAGTCCTTGTGAGATACAAATGTTTCATTCAATCCAAGAATTCATCACAGTGTTAA